The following proteins are co-located in the Spirosoma montaniterrae genome:
- a CDS encoding CotH kinase family protein — protein sequence MHMFIRYTCSWLMSVAMLIASLSATEAQTLTQSNLPIVVINTTGGQTIPNEPGILADIFIYDKPGASVINDITIDTPTYTGKIDIETRGNSSQFFPKKSFGFETKDASGTTDINVSLFGMPAEEDWILNASYADKTFMRDMLTHHMARRMGSYSPRTKHVEVIVNGQYQGIYIAMEKIKRNAERVNISRLRTTDISGDDLTGGYILKIDAAVGGSSPSWTSPYPALGQTSNNPTILIEYPNAEDIQPQQQTYIQNHVTAFENALNGTSFKDPATGYRKYLDVDRAVDYFLIQEISKNVDAWRLSFFFYKEKITRGGLLKFGPPWDFDRSYGNMQWCYLNSVLPTGSWAWEYNLNCPSRPPLAPFWPKRLLEDCYFVEKLRTRYQTLRQSFLRTDSLHAFVDSNVARLTVGSPSPQSRNFQKWPILTEEIFYNEVYGNVSFAGEVADLKNWLSDHLTWMDANIGLIGLSPRPTATLAGNATVVSGQTTPLSLSFTGESPWQYTLSGGISGTATSSPTVVSVSPAQTQSYTLTSVQNACGSGTATGTALVTVQSSQADLSVNMVFANRSPAVNAPVDVSLVVSNAGPQNSEGVILRNRLPDNLNFVNTSSPAISHTAGVISVQVRDLAPGEQEVYTFTAQPTQPGYYQNAVEVSAATTTDPDSQPNSGTGDGQDDAALADLRTQTSGIGTFASPNPNQTPLPAVQANQPAPNPARVDLQLNMALASRTLTDNPVNLSVVVLNRGGLTATGVTVELQLPAGAVAEPMSGLAQAGSLLTLTFPSIAADIQHTQTVRFQFTASPPNEGVILAQVKQCNQADSDSTAGNGFENGEDDTAQTDWRRP from the coding sequence ATGCACATGTTTATTCGCTACACCTGCTCATGGCTGATGAGCGTTGCCATGCTCATCGCCAGCCTGTCTGCCACTGAGGCCCAGACCCTTACCCAATCTAACCTACCTATCGTTGTCATTAATACAACTGGTGGGCAAACCATTCCGAACGAGCCGGGCATTCTGGCCGACATCTTTATTTACGACAAGCCGGGAGCATCGGTCATTAACGACATTACCATCGACACGCCCACCTACACCGGCAAAATTGACATTGAGACACGCGGTAATTCGTCGCAGTTCTTCCCTAAAAAATCATTCGGTTTTGAAACCAAAGATGCTTCTGGAACTACCGATATTAATGTGTCGCTATTTGGTATGCCCGCCGAAGAAGACTGGATTCTGAATGCGTCTTATGCCGACAAAACCTTTATGCGCGACATGCTTACCCACCACATGGCCCGGCGCATGGGTTCGTATTCGCCACGAACGAAACACGTTGAGGTTATTGTAAATGGTCAGTATCAGGGCATTTACATTGCGATGGAAAAAATAAAGCGCAACGCCGAGCGCGTTAATATCAGCCGTTTGCGAACCACCGACATTAGCGGAGATGATCTCACGGGAGGATATATCCTCAAAATCGACGCAGCCGTGGGCGGCAGTAGCCCCAGTTGGACGTCGCCTTACCCGGCTCTGGGCCAGACCAGCAACAATCCAACGATTCTGATCGAGTACCCCAATGCTGAAGATATTCAACCACAACAGCAAACCTACATTCAGAATCATGTGACCGCTTTTGAAAACGCACTGAACGGCACGTCGTTTAAAGACCCCGCAACTGGCTACCGAAAGTATTTAGACGTTGACCGCGCCGTTGATTACTTTCTGATTCAGGAAATTAGCAAGAACGTAGATGCGTGGCGGCTTAGTTTTTTCTTTTACAAAGAGAAAATTACGCGGGGTGGTTTACTGAAATTCGGCCCACCCTGGGATTTCGACCGTAGCTATGGAAATATGCAATGGTGTTACCTTAATTCGGTCTTACCTACCGGTAGCTGGGCCTGGGAGTATAATTTAAACTGCCCCTCCCGGCCTCCCCTGGCACCCTTCTGGCCCAAACGTTTGCTGGAAGATTGCTACTTCGTAGAGAAACTTCGCACCCGGTATCAAACGTTGCGGCAGTCGTTTCTTCGCACCGATTCGCTCCATGCCTTTGTCGACAGCAACGTGGCCCGGCTTACAGTGGGGAGCCCCAGCCCGCAGTCGCGTAATTTTCAGAAGTGGCCTATTCTAACCGAAGAAATTTTCTACAACGAAGTGTATGGCAACGTGTCGTTCGCGGGCGAAGTGGCCGACCTTAAAAACTGGCTATCCGACCACTTGACGTGGATGGACGCCAACATCGGCCTGATTGGGCTGTCTCCGCGCCCAACGGCTACGCTGGCCGGTAACGCAACGGTTGTTTCGGGGCAAACAACTCCCCTGTCGCTGTCGTTTACGGGCGAGTCTCCGTGGCAATACACGCTGTCGGGCGGCATTAGCGGCACAGCTACCAGCAGCCCAACGGTAGTGTCGGTCAGCCCGGCGCAAACGCAGAGTTATACGCTAACATCGGTGCAGAATGCCTGCGGCAGCGGCACGGCCACCGGAACAGCGTTGGTGACCGTGCAGTCCAGCCAGGCCGATCTGTCAGTAAATATGGTGTTCGCCAATCGTAGTCCCGCCGTTAACGCCCCGGTCGATGTATCGCTGGTGGTGAGCAATGCGGGGCCGCAAAACAGCGAAGGCGTTATACTCCGCAATCGACTACCCGATAACCTGAATTTTGTAAACACTTCAAGTCCGGCCATCAGCCACACAGCCGGGGTCATTTCCGTACAGGTGCGCGACCTGGCTCCCGGTGAACAGGAGGTCTACACCTTTACGGCCCAACCCACACAGCCCGGTTATTATCAAAACGCCGTTGAGGTCTCTGCCGCCACCACTACCGACCCCGACAGCCAGCCTAACTCCGGCACGGGCGACGGACAGGACGACGCGGCCCTGGCCGACCTTCGCACGCAGACCAGCGGCATCGGCACGTTTGCTTCGCCCAATCCTAACCAAACGCCGTTGCCAGCCGTACAAGCAAACCAGCCCGCTCCCAATCCTGCCCGCGTTGATTTACAACTGAATATGGCACTTGCCAGTCGTACACTAACCGATAACCCGGTTAACCTGAGCGTTGTGGTACTGAATCGGGGAGGGCTGACCGCAACGGGCGTTACGGTTGAACTACAACTACCTGCCGGGGCTGTGGCCGAAC
- a CDS encoding helix-turn-helix domain-containing protein, with amino-acid sequence MKPSLQSLRPDTTDSSFASYWIKVSHFGFHWHYHPEVELCYIHRGSGTRMVGDSVHEFSDGDLVLLGANLPHTWISQQYANEATDNMQVYVIQFLPELLTKTLLGLPEFAAVDTLLRRASRGLAFSDGGRYYTRFEQLTGQQGLARFLTLLSILDELATTSEAETLASPKHSPLLSRQNEKRMQDVFGYIHNHFANELSLGQIADIACMNEASFCRYFRKATGQTLTSYINDLRIGQACQLLIETQQPITAIAQQVGFNSFANFNKSFTQRKGLLPRAFRRKMSR; translated from the coding sequence ATGAAGCCCAGCCTGCAATCGCTCCGCCCCGACACTACCGATTCGTCGTTTGCCAGCTACTGGATAAAGGTATCGCACTTTGGTTTCCACTGGCACTACCATCCTGAAGTTGAACTTTGCTACATTCATCGGGGCAGCGGTACGCGTATGGTAGGCGACAGCGTACACGAGTTTTCGGACGGCGACCTGGTGCTGTTGGGTGCTAATCTACCACACACCTGGATCAGTCAGCAGTACGCCAACGAAGCCACCGACAACATGCAGGTGTATGTGATTCAGTTTCTGCCCGAACTACTCACCAAAACGCTGCTGGGCCTGCCCGAATTTGCGGCTGTCGATACGTTGCTCAGGCGGGCGTCGCGGGGGCTTGCGTTTTCGGATGGAGGTCGGTATTACACGCGTTTCGAGCAGTTGACCGGGCAGCAGGGTCTTGCCAGATTTCTGACCTTGCTGTCAATTCTGGATGAATTAGCCACTACATCAGAAGCCGAGACGTTAGCCAGTCCGAAGCATTCGCCCCTGCTGAGTCGGCAGAATGAGAAGCGGATGCAGGACGTTTTCGGCTATATTCACAATCATTTCGCGAACGAGCTGAGTCTGGGGCAAATCGCTGACATTGCGTGTATGAATGAGGCTTCTTTTTGCCGATACTTCAGGAAAGCTACCGGCCAAACCCTCACCAGCTATATCAATGACCTGCGCATCGGGCAGGCTTGTCAGTTGCTGATAGAAACGCAACAGCCCATCACAGCCATTGCCCAACAGGTAGGCTTTAACAGCTTCGCGAATTTCAACAAGAGCTTCACGCAACGTAAAGGTCTGCTACCCAGAGCGTTCCGACGGAAGATGAGCCGGTAA
- a CDS encoding carbohydrate ABC transporter permease: MQFKSSNREQTFWAWVFLAAPMLLLTVFVFFPILFAFFVSFFDWNLLLPDKPFVGLANYIDVFQDPVFRKAFRNTVIYTLGVVPTQTLLALILAFLMNQKFPGRVLFRTAFYLPAITSSVVTSIIFVWIYSKPGLLNYLLSQIGITSNIDWLTNPNTVLVSIMMLNIWTTSGYFMISFLAGLQNIPISLYEAARIDGATTWQQFWKITVPMVRPVTYFVVVMSLIGCFQVFDQVFVMSSGGPDNASTTMSYYAYKNSFKYFRFGFGAAAAIILAMIIFGTTWLQKRYFPAET, translated from the coding sequence ATGCAATTTAAAAGCTCTAACCGCGAACAAACCTTCTGGGCCTGGGTGTTTCTGGCCGCGCCGATGCTGCTGCTGACGGTGTTTGTGTTCTTCCCGATTCTGTTCGCTTTCTTCGTCAGCTTCTTTGACTGGAACCTGCTGCTGCCCGACAAGCCGTTTGTAGGGCTGGCAAACTACATCGACGTGTTTCAGGACCCCGTGTTTCGGAAGGCGTTCCGCAACACCGTAATTTATACGCTCGGCGTAGTGCCGACGCAGACGTTGCTGGCGTTGATCCTGGCGTTTCTGATGAACCAGAAATTTCCGGGGCGGGTGCTGTTCCGAACGGCGTTTTACCTCCCCGCCATCACGTCGTCGGTTGTTACGTCTATCATTTTCGTCTGGATATACTCGAAGCCCGGGCTGCTCAATTATCTGCTCAGCCAAATCGGCATCACCTCGAACATCGATTGGTTAACCAACCCCAACACGGTGCTGGTATCGATTATGATGCTCAACATCTGGACTACGTCGGGCTATTTTATGATTTCATTTCTGGCCGGGCTACAAAACATTCCAATTTCACTTTACGAGGCCGCCCGCATCGATGGAGCCACAACCTGGCAGCAATTCTGGAAAATTACGGTGCCTATGGTGCGGCCTGTAACCTACTTCGTTGTTGTGATGAGCCTGATTGGTTGTTTTCAGGTCTTCGATCAGGTGTTTGTGATGAGCAGTGGCGGGCCGGATAATGCCTCCACCACGATGTCGTATTACGCCTACAAGAACTCGTTCAAATATTTCCGGTTCGGGTTTGGCGCGGCAGCGGCCATTATTCTGGCGATGATTATTTTCGGAACAACCTGGTTACAGAAACGCTATTTCCCGGCAGAGACGTAA
- a CDS encoding ABC transporter substrate-binding protein produces MKMVGLCSLLILICGSCSQDAPATRFSSWQSSPTEEKLMRGMMRSFQQAHPDVPFKYEPIPGNYSEKIQLMLGTHQPPDLFWLKDYTSPAYLRFNTLAPLDAYVANDTSFNLNDYFPLFRDAYKYKGKYYGFAKDFNVYVLFYNKAMFAKAGISRPPTNWQELEQTARKLTKDTNGDGKIDQFGMVVEPVPEMLMPFVHQNGGNLHDEAGNPKVTEPAFLGALDYYVGLYRKKIATMPTDVGAGWNGDVFGRQNAAMVISGGWLIPYLKDGYPTVQYGVAPLPQGKVKATLAFSTAYVIPKEAKRPAEAWKMLSYFAGKEGMTEWTKTGLAFPTRQSVANANGFYQHPTYRVFMESIPFAKPLFVNYSERWFDEASASLQSIFYSGADPHEAMQKLAPKLEKLKLKD; encoded by the coding sequence ATGAAGATGGTGGGCCTGTGTTCGTTGCTGATTTTGATTTGCGGCAGTTGTTCGCAGGATGCGCCCGCAACGCGATTTTCGAGCTGGCAATCAAGCCCGACCGAAGAAAAACTGATGCGCGGTATGATGAGGAGCTTCCAGCAGGCTCACCCCGACGTGCCGTTTAAGTATGAACCCATTCCGGGTAATTATTCCGAGAAAATACAATTGATGCTCGGTACGCATCAGCCGCCCGACCTGTTCTGGCTAAAAGACTACACCTCACCCGCTTATCTGCGCTTCAATACCCTGGCTCCACTCGATGCCTACGTGGCGAACGATACGTCGTTTAATCTGAACGACTACTTCCCGCTTTTCCGGGATGCCTATAAATACAAGGGGAAGTATTACGGTTTTGCCAAAGATTTCAACGTCTACGTGCTGTTTTACAACAAGGCGATGTTTGCCAAAGCGGGTATCAGCCGACCACCCACCAACTGGCAGGAACTCGAACAAACGGCCCGCAAGCTTACAAAAGACACCAACGGTGATGGTAAAATTGACCAGTTCGGTATGGTGGTAGAGCCGGTGCCGGAAATGCTCATGCCGTTTGTTCATCAGAACGGTGGCAACCTGCACGATGAAGCCGGAAACCCCAAAGTGACCGAACCCGCTTTTCTGGGTGCGCTGGACTATTACGTAGGCTTATACCGCAAAAAAATTGCGACCATGCCAACCGACGTAGGCGCGGGCTGGAACGGCGACGTGTTTGGCCGACAAAATGCCGCAATGGTCATTTCGGGCGGCTGGCTGATTCCCTATTTGAAAGATGGCTACCCAACCGTGCAATACGGCGTGGCTCCGCTGCCACAGGGCAAAGTGAAAGCCACGCTGGCGTTTTCTACTGCTTATGTAATTCCGAAAGAAGCCAAACGGCCCGCCGAAGCCTGGAAGATGCTGTCGTACTTCGCTGGAAAAGAGGGTATGACCGAGTGGACCAAAACCGGGCTGGCCTTTCCGACGCGGCAGAGTGTAGCCAACGCCAACGGCTTTTACCAGCATCCTACGTATCGGGTGTTCATGGAAAGCATTCCGTTTGCCAAGCCGCTGTTTGTCAACTACTCCGAGCGGTGGTTCGATGAAGCGAGTGCATCGCTCCAATCTATTTTCTACAGTGGTGCCGACCCCCACGAAGCCATGCAGAAACTGGCTCCGAAACTGGAAAAACTGAAACTAAAAGATTGA